In Acinetobacter wanghuae, the sequence TAATGCAATATTATCAATATTGATATCACACGCCTGAGATGATTTCGCTGCTGCATTTGCATAGCCGCAACCCAACTGTAGACTCTTAATATTAGCGTTCAGCTCCATTTCTGCATCTAGACCAAGCTTATAAAAACCTATATTGGATTGATCGTAACTAATTCCCATCGAGTCCGTACTATTCGTCCCTGATTGATACTGCAAATTTAATAAAGCCTGCCCATCGACTTTGGACAATGATTGATCATCTAAAGCAATCATCCCATACGAATGAGAAACTGCAAACATGCTTAAAGCAGCTAATACTAAAATTTTCATATTAATTTCCCTGATTTTTAATTATTTTTAACGTGGCTTAATGCCAAGCGTGCTGCGCATTGATCCTCCAGTAAACGCAATATCTCCAATTTTCTGCATTTTCCCTACGCTAGGTGACAGTGCAACCTCTGCAGTAAAAGCTTTTCCAATAGTACTTTCATTTCCTAAACGATTAAAACTAACTTGACTATCTAAAACAGCTGTATCTTTTTTCATACGTACACGCGCTTCAGCTCCAACATCACCCTGCATCTTATTTAAGTTAATACTCGATACATTCACTGAATCTTCATTACTGATGCTGATATAGCTTCCAAGATTTTCTGCATCATTCTTTTCATCAGCTAATAGAGGTGTAAACTGAAAATTTGCCTTTAGCTTCAAATAATTGGTATCAGGTGTTGCTGAAGCACTTTCAATACCTGGAATAATAAAGAGTTTGCCATCGCCGTCTAATTTAAATGCAATACTAGCAAGTACATCATCTTTACGACCGAAATTATCGATTGGTACGATTTTCTTACCGCATTCACCGCCACAATTATATAGAGACCCTGGAAGTTGCCCTATTGCAATCTCAGCTTTTGCAGCAAATAGTAAGTTATCTGCTTTAATATATATTCCATTATCCTCAAAACCGATGACACCATTGGCTTTAATATAAGAGTCAATATTTCTCAGACCTGCATAATAGTTCACTTCTTCACCTTGAAGGACTTTACCACTTGTATCCTTCAAAGGCACACCATCACTGTCTTTTAATGTACGCTTTTCACCATCTAAAACCAATAAGGATGTAGTGTAGGAATTTCCAGTTTCACTATCATAATAATATCCATCCGTAGACATAGCTAAGTCAAAACCTAATCCACTCTTTTCATTTCCTAATTTATTGGTATATTTTTTTTCAAATAACCCTAAATTGGCATTCAAATTATATATAGGTATACCGATACCCCATGTACCTTCTGGGGCATTATTCTCAGGTAAAGAATTATCAGAAATAAATCTTGCTTTACGAGCAATTGCTTGGAAATCCATACCACGCACAGCAATAAGTGTCATAGTTTGAGGATCTATAGTGGGTGAGGGATTATAAATTATTTTATTATCAGGTAATTGTAATATATTTTTAATCTGATCATTTACAGCGAATCCTAAATTATCCGTGTTTACTGTATTTATATAAATATCACCAAAATTTATATAAGCATTAGCTGTACTTAAAGGTGCACCTTCAGCTTCAGATGTTCGTACATTCAAGCGAGTGAGATTAGAGAATTCGATAGCATAACTACCTGTACCCGTATGGCCTAACTCAAAAGTAGTGGGCGTTTTTCCACTTACTGTTGTTTTATCTTTATCTGCGCGCGTAAAATCTGCAGACATCCCCAAATGCAAACCACCGCCTTGAGTAAAATCGTAGCCTTCATTGTCAGCAATTGTACTTTTTACACCACCATTAATAACATGGAATGATGAAGCACCTTCTTGCTTAGCATTGAGCATAATCTTACCATTGGTCAAAGCACCAGATGCACCAAGACGGATTAAATTTCCTTGTGTTCCATCTTCACCATAACGCAGATCAATATTTACTCCTGGCTTTGTCTTTCCTGCGAACTCATTATCTTTTACACGATTTAATTCAACAAAATTCCCGGCATCACGTGTTTCCAAAATAATCCCATTATCAGGATCAATGAACATGTATCCATCGGCACTCAGATTAAAATTAAAATCTTTCAGTGTTAGATTCTGCCCATTCTGACCATATGAAATACTAGCATTTTGTAGTCTAAAGTCTAAATGGGCGCTATCATTCTGATTAAATAGTCCATTTTTTGTTTTTAAATAAACTTCAAGAGGAGATGTTGTTGAAATACTCAAGCTACCCAAATTCTGTGGTTTACTTGAATTTTTATAAATAATTTTTCCTGTCTTATCATCTCTTCTAATTTCACCACTGATATCTCTTTCAATAATACATTCAGATGGACATAACATAATCTGAGATGCAGCTAAAACAAAAGGTGAAATACTTGCTGAAAACTCTATACCAACACCATCTCTACTTTCACTGATTTCAGTTCTTCCCACATCAAAATCTATTTTAGATAGAATTGATGTGTTACCAGCATTCGCACTGATTTGAACATCATGCAGACCCAATTTAATTGGAGTTTTTCCATTTTCCGAATAATCTACCCAATTTAATTGATCTATATTCGCTCTCGACATTTCATGAGTAATACTAATTCCATCCTGACCAGTGACCGAACTAAGTG encodes:
- a CDS encoding DUF6160 family protein, with translation MRAIIKLNFLVACICAANQSYALQVMSDQTLSSVTGQDGISITHEMSRANIDQLNWVDYSENGKTPIKLGLHDVQISANAGNTSILSKIDFDVGRTEISESRDGVGIEFSASISPFVLAASQIMLCPSECIIERDISGEIRRDDKTGKIIYKNSSKPQNLGSLSISTTSPLEVYLKTKNGLFNQNDSAHLDFRLQNASISYGQNGQNLTLKDFNFNLSADGYMFIDPDNGIILETRDAGNFVELNRVKDNEFAGKTKPGVNIDLRYGEDGTQGNLIRLGASGALTNGKIMLNAKQEGASSFHVINGGVKSTIADNEGYDFTQGGGLHLGMSADFTRADKDKTTVSGKTPTTFELGHTGTGSYAIEFSNLTRLNVRTSEAEGAPLSTANAYINFGDIYINTVNTDNLGFAVNDQIKNILQLPDNKIIYNPSPTIDPQTMTLIAVRGMDFQAIARKARFISDNSLPENNAPEGTWGIGIPIYNLNANLGLFEKKYTNKLGNEKSGLGFDLAMSTDGYYYDSETGNSYTTSLLVLDGEKRTLKDSDGVPLKDTSGKVLQGEEVNYYAGLRNIDSYIKANGVIGFEDNGIYIKADNLLFAAKAEIAIGQLPGSLYNCGGECGKKIVPIDNFGRKDDVLASIAFKLDGDGKLFIIPGIESASATPDTNYLKLKANFQFTPLLADEKNDAENLGSYISISNEDSVNVSSINLNKMQGDVGAEARVRMKKDTAVLDSQVSFNRLGNESTIGKAFTAEVALSPSVGKMQKIGDIAFTGGSMRSTLGIKPR